The Candidatus Zymogenaceae bacterium region GTCGAAAAACGGCGCCAGGTAGGCGGCCATGACCTCATCGGTCAAAAGGCTCTTGTCATGCACCCCCATTTGCATCACCAGGTCTATGGGGAGGTCCGGCGTGTTCCTGACAAAGTTCTGCCACTCCAAAAACGCCTTCCCCGGTTTCTTACCGGTGGGGAGGCCGGTGTTCAGTATCACCAGCCGACGGACCACCTCCTCGTGGAGCACCGCAAACCGAAGGCCGATCATCCCTCCCCAGTCATGGACCACCAGGGTCACATCGGAAAGGCCCAGATCTCCGATGAATCCCTCCAATGTGTTCAGGTGCAATAAAAAGGTGTAGTCCGCCTCTCGGGAGAGCTTGTCGGACCTGCCGAACCCGATAAAGTCCGGCGCAATAATCCGATAGGTGTCCGAGAGTCCGGCGATGATCTTCCGATACAGGTAGGACCACGTCGGCTCCCCGTGGAGACACATGATCGTCTCCCCCGCCCCTTCGTCGACATAATGAACGCGAAGCCCTCCGACGTCAATGTAGTTCGGTGTGTAAGGAAAGTCCGAGATATTCTCGAACCGCTCATCAGGCGTCCTGATCACATCCATATCCCCCTCCCGAAAAATATCGACGCGAAACGGCTTTACGGGCCGACCGGTGAAACAAGTATACGTATTTTCGTATGGGAAAGTCAAAGGTTTTACACCGCCCCGTCATCGTCATCGCGGTGCGGTATTGTCCGCGGGATAGCGTCGGTTTCCGATACGACGAGATTTTCCCTTGACTAAACGGACAAAGCGGGCTATTTTACATTTTTACATATTCCATTTATACAAAACTATGGATTTTGATTTTACAGGTAAGGTGGCCCTGGTCACCGGCGGCTCCCGAGGCATCGGGAGGGCGGTCAGCATGGCCCTGGCCGAGCGGGGAGCCTCTGTCATCGTCAACTACGCCGGAAACCGGGAGGCGGCCGAAAAAACCGTCGCCGACATACAGACGGCAGGTGGGGACGCCCGGGCCATCCAGGCGGACGTCGCCGATACCGCCCACGTCGAGAACATGTTCGGCGAAATCAGAAAAAACCCGGGACGCCTCGATATCCTGGTGAACAACGCCGGAGTCCTCAGGGACAAGCTCTTGATGTTCATGAGCGAGGACGACTGGGACCGGGTGATGGACGTCAACATCAAGGGCCTCTATACCTGCTGCAAGTCCGCGGCCCGGCTGATGATCGGCCAGAAATACGGGAAGATCATCAACACCACATCCCCCAGCGCCGTCATCGGACGGGCGGGGCAGACCAATTACGCAGCCTCGAAGGCGGGGGTCATCGGCTTCACCAGGTCCCTGGCCCGGGAGCTGGCGCGGTTTCACGTCTACGTGAACGCCGTCTGCCCGGGAATGATACAGACCGAGATGCTCCATCAACTCCCGGAAAACGCGGCTGAAGAAATGCTGGAGGGCATCGCCATGAAACGATTCGGAACGCCCGAAGAGGTGGCGGGAGCGGTGCTGTTTCTGGCCTCGGAAAAATCGGATTACATCACAGGACAGGTGATCACCGTGGACGGGGGCTTGATCTGACGGGGATATCCCCCGATCATGCCGTCACGGGCGATCATACCACAGGTAATAGAGCTTCGGAACACCAACCAGGAGGTATTCTTGGAAGATAAGAACACACTGATTTCGGAATTAAAGACACTGATCATAGAAAGCCTGCAGCTTGAGGACGTGGCGCCGGAGGACATCGGCGCCGACGACCCGCTGTTCGGCAACGGCCTGGGACTGGATTCCATCGACGCCCTGGAACTGGTCGTGGCCCTGGAGAAAGCCTACGGCATCGTCATCCCGGATGAGGATGTGGGCAAGGAAGCCTTCGCCTCGCTTTCCGCCCTTGCGGATTTCGTCGCCAGGGAGCGAAAAGACGAAGGCGCCGAATAGTTGACCGATGCGTTACGACCCGTCACATATCACCCGGGTCATCCCCCATCGCCCCCCGTTCTTGCTGATCGACGCCGTGTTATCGGCGGAGTTCGGCAGGCGGGGGGTCGGCGTTTTTACCGTCGATCAATCGAGCGAGCTTCTCCGGGAGTATGACACCGGAGAAAAAATATTGCCCCGGAGTCTGTTGATCGAAGCCATGGCCCAGACCGCGGCCTTCATCGCAGCCGGGGGAAGCGTATTCGGGACGGGAGCGCAAAAAGCACCCGCCGCACCGCCCGGGGTCGGGTATCTGGTGAGGATCTCCGATGTCGTTTTTTCCGGAGACGCACAGGCGGGGGATACCGTCTCCTGCACAGTGGAGATGACCCGAAGCTTCGGGGATCTCTATAAATTCAAGGGGAGGGCCGAAGTCGACGGTGTCGAAATAGCCCGGGGCGAGCTGACGTTCTCGGTCCCTCAAAAGACATCAGGTTAATTGAAACCCGCACCGCACGACCCGCCCCATCGCCGTTGGAATCGAAAGAATCATCCGGAAAAACCCGGCGAGGCCGAATGGAAAACGCCCCCCACGAAATGTGAGAGGCGTTTTTCAATACAGGGACATTCTCCCGCGAATGTGACCTTTCGCCGTCCGTCGGGACGACTAATCATACTGATGAAAGGTCTCCATATCGTCCGGTGTGAGCATATGGAGCTCCGGCGGCAGGATTTGACCGTTGAGGTACAGGCTCGTCACGCCGTATTGTTTTTCGACGATAAAGGTGCTGGTGGTGCCGTCGTTCCAGGTCGCATTGATGGTATAGCCGTCGAAGGTATAACTCCCCCAGATCGGCGGGTAACTCACCACCCGTGTCCCATCGGCCACGAAGGTGTTCTCGACGTACTTGGCGGTCATGTCCGGATAAAAGCTGAAGGTGATATTCGGGGCGTCGAAATGCATCGGCCAGTCGCCCAGGATGTCTTCGATGTTCGCCTTGGTTGTGCCTGTGGGAGCCGCCGGTGTGCCGGTCACCTCGTTCTCCCCCGGTATATACACGCCGACATCGGTGCTGATGTATTTCCCGAAGACGTATCCGATTTTTCCCTTGTAGAGGATCTTGTACCAGTAACCGGTAAAGCCGTCGATGCTATCGGTGGACTCGGTGTGGGCCAGGACCTCCACGCGGGTCCCCTTGTTCATGTTGTCAATCACCTTCGCGTCCGTCGTGGGGTACTCCCGAAGCCTCAAACCGTCTCCGGTGATGGTGGCGTTTTCGGCGGCCATCACCGTAATACCGGCGCACGCCACAAGCAACAGAACGATCAGAACAGCAACACGCTTCATCTGTATGTCTCCTATAAACGATCGATACGAAAAATTCCTCACATTCCGCATCTATTATAACGCATCGGCCTCGTTTTGGAAGCATTCTTTTGCTTCGCATCCTCCCGGCGATACAGAGAGCCGTCGCGCGGCCCCCGCCCCTACCCGTTTTCGGGGGCGGCCCTGACAAGATCCAGTAATCGCTCGAAGTTCTCGAGCGACACCTCCGGCGGCACATTATGATCCAGCGACGGGATGTATCCACCCCACCGGAGCATCCAGGGCACCCTCTCCTCGACCTCCGCCCGGATATCCGTCTCATCCCCGAAGAGGGCCATTTTATCAAGCCCCCCCAGGATGACGAGATCGGGATAGGCCTCCCGCACCTTTCTGACATCCATGCCGGCGCTGACCTCGAACGGGAGCATCATGTTGATGCCCGCCTCGATGAAAAGCGGGATAAGCTGCGAGACGTCGCCGTCGGAATCGGCGCAGAACACGGTGATGTCGGTATCGGCCCTGAGGCTTCGCATGAGCCGGGAGTAATAGGGCGTCATGAATCCCTCGAACGCCCTGGGGGAAATCATCGGGCCGTTGCGGTAGGACATATCCTCGAAGAAGAAAACCCAGTCGATGACCGCCTTCTCCCGCACTTTCTTGATGGCGACCTCGTTGAGGTGCACCCAGTGCTCGGCGATGGCGTGCAGTAGCTGCGGGTCTCTTCTCATGGCGATCGACGTCCCCACCAGCCCCATCAGGAGCCGCCAGGTGGCGAACAGGCCGCACTGGTGAGCGCAGGTGTAGGTGTCGTCCCCGTAGGACGCCGCCAGGGCGCACATCGGGTCCAAAAATTCCGTGTATCGTTCGGGGGTTTCCGGGTCCAGACGCCATTTCAGCGCCTCGAAATCCTTCAGGGTCTTGACCGGATGATCCAGGTACTGGGGGATGGTGGAGCGTCCGTCGGCCATGACCTTGACGGTATTGCCCCCCACGTCGGTCTTGATGATATATTTGTCGGTCACTTCAATGACCGTCTCCTCAAAAATGGGCCATAATCCGGGCTCATAATCGGTATTCGGCATGATGGGAAGCCAACTCAGCGTGTCAAAACCGAAGTGATCCGGGGCGGTGAAGGCCGCGTCAATCACCGTTTCCGGCAGCCCTTCATTGTGCCAGCGGTCGATCGTCTCGTCCCAGAATCCCAGCGCCTCGTAGCGGATGGGCCTGTCCGGTCGCTCGAACCTGCACGTCGCGTGAAATCGCTCTCGTGTGTTCATGTCCCGACCTTCAAAATACACATATTGGAAATGTCGTTTTCAGCGTATGTCCGATCGGATCGTGAGGGAATTGTGAAATAGAAACGGCATCGACGCCGATTCGTATTGGGATGTAGCGCGTCACCATCAACTCATGTCAGATGATCTCCACCTGGATGAGATTGGTCGTCTTGGGCACCCCCCCCAGGGGACCGGCGGTCACCACGATGATATCCCCCTCCTTCCCGACGCCCGTCGTCAACACCTCCTGCCGGGCGGTCTTGATATTGTCTTCCAGGCTGTCCTCGAACTTCACCTTCCGGGGCATCACCCCGGAGGATATGGTCAGGCGCCTGAGGGTGTCCTCCCAGGGGGACAGGGCGATGATCGATTGCTTCGGGCGATACCTGGCCACCATGCGGGCGGTGGTGCCGGAGCTGGTCGGGGTGACGATGGCCGCAGCGTTTAGGTCTCTGGCGGTGTGATAGGCGGCGTGACACACGGCATGGGTGATGCTCTCCTCCGTGTATCCCTCCACCTTCCACTCCCGCTCCGGGGTAAAGAGGCCCTGTTCTGCGCTGGCCGCAATGCGGACCATTGTGGCCACTGTTTGGATCGGGAATTGTCCTATCGCCGTTTCCTCGGAAAGCATCACCGCGTCTGTGCCGTCGATCACGGCATTCGCCACGTCGGTCACCTCGGCCCTGGTGGGACGGCGGTTTCTCACCATGCTCTCCAACATCTGCGTGGCGACGATGACCGGCTTCCCCATGCGATTGGCGAGATCGATGAGGCGCTTTTGCACCAGGGGCACTTCCTCCAGGGGCGTCTCCACGCCCAGGTCCCCCCGGGCGATAATCAGGCCGTCCGATTCCTCCAGGATCGCGTCGATGTCCCGGAGTGCCTCCGCCTTTTCGATCTTCG contains the following coding sequences:
- a CDS encoding alpha/beta fold hydrolase, whose product is MDVIRTPDERFENISDFPYTPNYIDVGGLRVHYVDEGAGETIMCLHGEPTWSYLYRKIIAGLSDTYRIIAPDFIGFGRSDKLSREADYTFLLHLNTLEGFIGDLGLSDVTLVVHDWGGMIGLRFAVLHEEVVRRLVILNTGLPTGKKPGKAFLEWQNFVRNTPDLPIDLVMQMGVHDKSLLTDEVMAAYLAPFFDAASKAGARAWPLMVPVEEDQPAAEHNRDTRERLKTWKKPALVMFSDKDPISVGADEFFRKLIPTAKDQPAVTIADAGHFLQEEKGEEIAERIREFMART
- the fabG gene encoding 3-oxoacyl-[acyl-carrier-protein] reductase is translated as MDFDFTGKVALVTGGSRGIGRAVSMALAERGASVIVNYAGNREAAEKTVADIQTAGGDARAIQADVADTAHVENMFGEIRKNPGRLDILVNNAGVLRDKLLMFMSEDDWDRVMDVNIKGLYTCCKSAARLMIGQKYGKIINTTSPSAVIGRAGQTNYAASKAGVIGFTRSLARELARFHVYVNAVCPGMIQTEMLHQLPENAAEEMLEGIAMKRFGTPEEVAGAVLFLASEKSDYITGQVITVDGGLI
- a CDS encoding acyl carrier protein encodes the protein MPSRAIIPQVIELRNTNQEVFLEDKNTLISELKTLIIESLQLEDVAPEDIGADDPLFGNGLGLDSIDALELVVALEKAYGIVIPDEDVGKEAFASLSALADFVARERKDEGAE
- a CDS encoding SH3 domain-containing protein, whose product is MKRVAVLIVLLLVACAGITVMAAENATITGDGLRLREYPTTDAKVIDNMNKGTRVEVLAHTESTDSIDGFTGYWYKILYKGKIGYVFGKYISTDVGVYIPGENEVTGTPAAPTGTTKANIEDILGDWPMHFDAPNITFSFYPDMTAKYVENTFVADGTRVVSYPPIWGSYTFDGYTINATWNDGTTSTFIVEKQYGVTSLYLNGQILPPELHMLTPDDMETFHQYD
- the pyk gene encoding pyruvate kinase; protein product: MRHSKVVCTIGPASESEDMIHQLALSGMDAARLNFSHSSPEEHHEVLKRIRKVERELKRPIGVIMDLAGPKIRVGDIPGGEIEITRGETITLSATAGNDVTVVVDYPNLADEVRTGERVFINDGNVELLVVDKDNKRLSAQVVSGGLITPRKGVNLPDTRLTVPSMTDKDRSDLLFGLDIDVDWVAVSFVRNARDVAEVKQIISDRKKNTPVLAKIEKAEALRDIDAILEESDGLIIARGDLGVETPLEEVPLVQKRLIDLANRMGKPVIVATQMLESMVRNRRPTRAEVTDVANAVIDGTDAVMLSEETAIGQFPIQTVATMVRIAASAEQGLFTPEREWKVEGYTEESITHAVCHAAYHTARDLNAAAIVTPTSSGTTARMVARYRPKQSIIALSPWEDTLRRLTISSGVMPRKVKFEDSLEDNIKTARQEVLTTGVGKEGDIIVVTAGPLGGVPKTTNLIQVEII